The segment ACAGGACGCCACCATGTTGGACCGGGCCGGACAAATCGACCACCGCTGATGCTATCCGACCGACGTCACGCTCGGATGCCTCTTCGTCGGAACGCTGTGAAACCTCCTATACCGACGACGACGGCGACCACGACGAGCCACCCGATCGGCGCGAGGGCGAGTTCTGCTCCCGGCAATCGCGGAACGTGAGTGAAGGGCGAGAGATCGAGCCACGGCTGCGGCAGGCCCACCACCGACCCGACCTGGCCGAGGGCAACGAAGCCGCCCAGAACGGCCCACAGGACGGTCGCGAATCGAGGAACAGCACCGAACAGGGCCACGCCGATGGCCGTCACCACCCACACGGCCGGCAGCTGACCCAGTGCGCCGAGCAGGACGGACGGCAGTTCTCCTGCGATATCGCCGGTGGCCGACCCGTACGTCAGGCCGATGGTGAGGCCGACGACCAGCAGCAGCCGCGCTGGACCGAGGACGGCGAACAGGAGGTGACCTGCCAGCCACCGCAGGCGCGAGACGCCGGTGGACAGCACGATCTCGGCCAGCCCCGCCTCCTCCTCGCTGTGCAGCCGCAGCACGGCCGAGACCGAGTATGCCGCTACGACGACGCCCACGATGCTCAGTACGGCGGCGATGAACGATTGTTCGATGGTGCTGCCACCGAACTTCTCCAGTGCGTCGCTGATGACGGCACTGCTGCCGAGCTGCCCACCGATGCCGTGGGCGGACGAACCGATGGCGATGCCGAAAAGGGCGATGCCGACGGTCCAACCCACGGTCGCGCCGCGAGTCAGTCGCCAGGCGAGCGCAACTGGCCCGGCCAGTGACCGGTCCGCCGTTGCTCGGCCACGGCGTTCGGCCAACAGTCCACTACCGAGATCGCGACGCTCGGCAGCAGCGAGCGCAGCGGTGAGGAACATCGCCGCGACGGCCAGTGACATCAGCATCGGCCACCACCTCTCGTCGGCGAACGGCCGCACCTGCGCCGACCAGCCGATCGGCGAGAACCACGACAGGGTGCCCGAGCCTGCGTCGCCGATCGCACGCGCCGCGAACGCCACGGCCAGCACGCCGAGGGCGTAACCGCGAGCCGCCCGCGCGCCCGACGCCACCTGTGCCGCCACTGCCGCGCAGCCGACGAAGACGATTCCGACCACAACGACCGATGCCCCGTACGCGATGCTCCCGGCCACCGGGAGGCCGAACGCCCACAGCGAGATCGACGACAACGCGCCCGTCGCCGCCACCGCGCCGCCCGCCAGCGCGATCGCCGCGGCCAACCCGGCGTACCGACCCACAGCCGTCGATCCGATCAGCTCGGTTCGACCCGCATCCTCCTCGCCTCGGGTGTGCCGAACCACGGTGAGGATCGCCGCCAGCGGAACCAGCGCCAGCACCGCCCCCGAGCGCCACGACACCAGAGCGCCCAGGTCGCTGCCGAAGATCGGGCCGACGAGCGCTGCCTGCGCAGGCGTCGACAGGGTGCCGAGATAGAAGGCCTGACGGTCCGCAGCCGTCGGATACAGCCCTTCGAAGCTGACCGCGTAGAGCAGCGGGAGAGCCCCGAGCAGGACGATCCACAACGGTGCCACCAGACGATCGCGGCGCAGATACAACCGCAGCAGAGCGCCCGTGCCGGTCAGGGCGTTCATGCGTAGTACCTCAGGAACAGTTCTTCGAGCGTCGGAGCGGAACTGACCAGGCCGCGGACTCCGGCGTCGGCGAGTACGTGCATCGTCGCCGCAAGGGCGTCGTTCTCCACCGTGC is part of the Rhodococcus sp. SBT000017 genome and harbors:
- a CDS encoding ABC transporter permease, encoding MNALTGTGALLRLYLRRDRLVAPLWIVLLGALPLLYAVSFEGLYPTAADRQAFYLGTLSTPAQAALVGPIFGSDLGALVSWRSGAVLALVPLAAILTVVRHTRGEEDAGRTELIGSTAVGRYAGLAAAIALAGGAVAATGALSSISLWAFGLPVAGSIAYGASVVVVGIVFVGCAAVAAQVASGARAARGYALGVLAVAFAARAIGDAGSGTLSWFSPIGWSAQVRPFADERWWPMLMSLAVAAMFLTAALAAAERRDLGSGLLAERRGRATADRSLAGPVALAWRLTRGATVGWTVGIALFGIAIGSSAHGIGGQLGSSAVISDALEKFGGSTIEQSFIAAVLSIVGVVVAAYSVSAVLRLHSEEEAGLAEIVLSTGVSRLRWLAGHLLFAVLGPARLLLVVGLTIGLTYGSATGDIAGELPSVLLGALGQLPAVWVVTAIGVALFGAVPRFATVLWAVLGGFVALGQVGSVVGLPQPWLDLSPFTHVPRLPGAELALAPIGWLVVVAVVVGIGGFTAFRRRGIRA